The Nodosilinea sp. PGN35 genomic sequence GGGTTGCGGGCATCGGTGTAGCGCAAAAAGTACCAGGACGAGTCAATGAAGGTGTCCATGGTGTCGGTCTCGCGCCGGGCGGGGCGGTTACAGGCGGGGCAGGGCACATTCACCCAGTGCTCTAGCTGGGCCAGGGGCGAGGCTCCACGGCCCGAAAACTCCACATCTTCGGGCAGCGTCACCGGCAGCTGCTCGTCGGGCACGGGCACAATGCCGCACTCCGGGCAGTGCACCACCGGAATTGGCACCCCCCAGTAGCGCTGGCGGGAGATCAGCCAGTCGCGCAGGCGGTAGTTTGACTCGCCCTGCCCCTTGCCGTTGGTCTCTAGCCAGGCGATCGCGGCGGGCACGCTCTGCCCCTCGCCCTTGCCCGCCGGGGTGCCGTCCAGCGGTCCCGAGTTCACCATCACCCCGTCCCCAGGCCAGGCCTCGACCATGGTTTCACCATTGAGGGATTCTCCCACCGGCTGCACCACTACCCTGACGGGCAGGTCAAACTTGCGGGCAAACTCAAAGTCGCGCTGGTCGTGGGCGGGCACCGCCATGATCGCCCCGGTGCCGTAGCCCATCAGCACGTAGTCGGCAATCCAGACAGGAATTTTCTCGTTGTTGACGGGGTTGAGGGCGTAGCTGCCCGTCCACACGCCGGTTTTTTCGCGGTCCTCGGCGGTGCGATCGATCTCGCTTTTGGCGGCGGCAGCTTTGCGGTAGTCCTCTACGGCGGCGACGCGATCGGGAGCGGTCAGCTTCTCCACCAGGGGGTGCTCGGGTGACAGCACCATAAAGGTGGCTCCCCACAGGGTGTCGGGCCGGGTGGTGAATACGGGCAGCGCATCGCCCGCCTCGGTCTTAAACACCACCTGGGCCCCGGTGGACTTGCCAATCCAGTTGGCCTGCATGGTGCGCACCCGCTCGGGCCAGCCGGGCAGCTGGTTCAGGTCATTCAACAATTCTTCGGCGTAGTCGGTGATCTTGAGGAACCACTGGCGCAGCAGCTTTTTCTCTACCAAAGCACCCGATCGCCAGGAGCGGCCCTCGCTGTCCACCTGCTCGTTGGCCAGCACCGTCTGGTCAATGGGGTCCCAGTTCACCGCCGCCTCTTTCTGGTAGGCCAGCCCCATCTTCAGCATTTGAATAAAGATCCACTGGGTCCAGCGATAGTAGTCGGGGGCGCAGGTGGCCACCTCCCGCTCCCAGTCGTAGGAGAGGCCCAGCTCTTGCAGCTGAGCGCGCATCTGGTCGATGTTCTGGTACGTCCACTGGGCGGGGTGCACGCCCCGGTCAATGGCCGCATTCTCGGCGGGCAACCCAAAGGCATCCCAGCCCATGGGGTGCAGCACTCGGTAGCCCTGCATGCGCCGCACCCGCGCCACCACGTCGGTGATGGTGTAGTTGCGCACGTGGCCCATGTGCAGGTTCCCCGACGGATACGGGAACATCGACAGCGCGTAAAACTTTGGCTGGTCGGGGTTTTCCACCGCGCGGTCTAGCCCTTGCTCAGCCCAAACCTGCTGCCACTTTGTCTCAATCTCGGCGGGGGAATATTTGTTGGACTCCACGTCCCTAACTCCTACTGCTGCACTGGTGCGATGTTCCCCATGATAGACGGGAGTGGCGGCGGGAAGGTACGGACAGCTCACGGGTGCGCAGAGACCTGCCCAATCCCTGGGCCATCGCCTTGTAACGCACAGGTCAAGCTAGAGAATTGACTAAACTACACCGTTCAGTTAAATTCAGGGTAGAAATGCATCCACCCTAGTTTTGGGCGATTGGCTGGCACCGCATTTTACGTTCCTTCGCTGTCTTTGCCTCCGCAACGCCTATGTCTATCCACTCTGGTCAACCCTGGCAAAAGCCAAGCTTTTGGCTCTTGATCGGTGCGCTGCTGATTGTGGGCACCGGCTCTACCCTGGCCGTTCGCAATGTCATGCAAACGCGCCAGGCCGCCCGCGAACAGGCGGAGCTGCCGCCGCCGCGCCAGGTCAAAGTGGTGGCCCTGGGCCGGGTCGAACCCGCCAGCCGGGTGGTGAATGTGGCGGCCTCTGAGGCGGGCCGCATCGACCGGCTGGAGGTGCAGAAGGGCGATCGCGTGGAGCAGGGCCAAATTCTCGCCTACCTCGACCTGTACGACGTGCGGCGGGCCGAGCGCGACCTGGCCGCCAGCCAGCTGGCTGAGGCCCGCGCTCAGCTTGCCGCTGAGTCCGCCCTGGGCAACTCCCAGGTGCAGGAGGCCAGCACCCGAGTCAGCCAGATCGACGGGCCACAGCAGGCCGCGATCGCGGCTCAGCAATCTGCCGTGGAAAGCCTCCAGGCCGAGCTGAGCGTAGCCGAAATCGATCTGACCCGGTTCCAAGAACTCAATGCCTCAGGGGCGATCTCCCGCCAGGAACTCGACCGTCAGCAGGCTACCGTCAACAGCTTGCGCGCCGATCTGGGCAATGCCCAGGCGACCAAACAGCGGCTCGAGCAGGCTCGCCTCAGCGACATCAGAAACGCCGAGGCCCAGGTGGTTTCGGCCCGTGCCACCAGCAGCCGCGCCCAGGTGGCGAGCCAGGTTGATTCTGCCGCCCAAAACCTGGCCCTGGCGGAGGCCCAGCTGGCCCGGGCGGTGGTGCGATCGCCCCAGGCCGGGCAGGTGCTCGATGTCTTTGCCTACCCCGGTGAAGCGGTGTCGCAGTCGGGGGGGCCCATTCTCGCCCTGGGGGATACCCGCCAGATGGTGGTGGTCGCCGAGGTCTACGAAACCGACATCGGCCTGGTGGCCCTGGGCCAGCCCGCCACCATCACCAGCCGCAACGGAGCTTTCAGTGAAACGCTGACCGGCACCGTGGCCGAGATCGGGCTGCAAATTGCCAAAAACGATGTGCTCGACGACGACCCCGCCGCCAACGCCGACGCCCGCGTGGTGGAAGTGCGGGTGGCGGTGGATCAGAGCGAGGCGCTGGCGGCTCTGACCAACCTCCAGGTTGACGTGGCCATCGACATTGAGTCGTGAGGGTGCGATGAAACGCTTTGCCCTACCCCGCATTCCGTTGGCCTGGTACAACCTGCGCCACGATCGCCCCCGCCTGCTGGTAGCCGTGGCCGGGGTCACCTTTGCGGTGCTGCTGATGTTTATGAACCTGGGCTTTTTGGGGGCCCTGGTCAGCACCACCACTAACTTCTACGACCAGTTCAACGGCGATATTTTTTTAATTTCGCCCCAGTCGCTGGAAATCAGCTCTACTAAGGCGTTTCCCCGCGAGCGGCTGTACCAGGCGGCGGGCATTGAGGGGGTGCGGCAAACTATGCCCCTCTACGCCGAGTACGCCCTCTGGAAAAACCCCGAAACCAGCCTCAGCCGGGCGCTGTTTGTCTACGCCTTTAACCCCAGCGACCCGGTGTTTCTCATGCCCGAGCTAAATACTGAGGCGGGCAGGCGTGCGCTACAGCGGCCAAATTCAGCGTTCATTGACCGGCGATCGCGCCCTGAGTTTGGCCCCCAGACCGTGGGCCTCGAAACCGAAGCCGATCGCCGCCGCATTACCATCGTCGGCCAGTACGACCTGGGCGGTGGCTTTGCCGCCGACGGCACGTTGATCATGAGCGATCAAAACTTTCGCCGCTACTTCGACCCTCGCCCCCTCAACCAAATCAACCTGGGCCTGGTGCTGCTGGAGCCCGGAGTCGATGCCCAGCGGGTCAAAGCCGCCCTGCAAGCTCAGCTGCCCGCCGATGTGGAGGTCTACACCAAGCCCGAAATCATTCGCAAAGAGAGCCAGTTTTGGATTCAGACCACCTCCATTGGCTTTATTTTTGGCCTGGGAGTGCTGGTCTCGTTCATCGTCGGCACCGTAATTGTCTACCAGATTCTCTACACCGATATCCGCGACCACCTGCGGGAATACGCCACGCTCAAGGCGATCGGCTACGGCGGCGGCTACCTGTTTAAAACCGTGATTCAGGAGGCCGTTTTGCTGGCCCTGATGGGCTACGTGCCGGGGCTGATTTTGGCGCTGGGGCTCTATACCCTGGCCTACAACGCCACGGCGGGCACGCTGCCTATGCAGATGACAATCTTTCGCGTGTTTTTTGTCTTTACCCTAACGGTGCTGATGTGCGCCCTGTCGGGGCTGATCTCGGTGCGCAAGGCGGTCACGGCTGACCCGGCGGAGGTGTTTGCATGAGTTTTAGATTTTGGATTTTGGATTTTGGAACCTTGCTCAATTGGGTCAGCTTCACCATTGAGCCCCGTAAGGTGGGCTCTGCCCACCACCCGCTAAACCCACCACCCCCGCCAGAACCCCGCTTTCTCCCACAGTTCAATGGTGGGCAGAGCCCACCCTACCCTTTGAGAAATTTTCCGCCACTGCTATTTCCGGCGATCGACCGGCCCACCGAGGCACGCCCCAATCAGCTCACCCTACTCGTCCACCCCATTACCCCTCCACCCATCCACTCCCTCCACTCCCCATGCAGCGAACTCCGCTAGCCCTGCTCAACTTGATCCACGATCGCAAAAAATTCCTCACCTCCATGGCCGGGGTGGCCTTTGCGGTGCTGCTGATGTTCTTGTTTACCGGCTTTAAAAACGCCCTCTACGACAGTCAAACCCAGCTGCTAGAGCGGCTCAACGGCGAGATTGTAATCATCAATCGGCTCAAGGAAAACATGTTTGTGCCGCGAGCCTTTGCCCGGCGTCGCCTCTACCAGGCCCAGGCCTTTGACGGCGTAGAGGGAGCCTACGCCCTTTACATCAACGACGCCCGCTGGAAGAATCCGGAGACGCGCCGAACCCGACCGGTGCGGGTGATCGCCTACAATCCCAGCGACCCGGTGCTGCCGCTGCCGGCAATTTTAGACCGCCAGCAGGAGCTGCGCCTGCCCAATACAGCGCTAATCGACGAGCGATCGCGCACCGAAGTCGGCCCCCGCGAGACCGGTGTGATCACCGAGCTGGCCGATCGCGAGATTCGCATTGTGGGCACCTTTAGCCTGGGCACCGACTTTGCCTCGGGCAACGGCAACTTGATCATGAGCGACCAAAACTTCCTGCGGTTTTTTGCCAATCGCGGCCCAGAGGAAACCGAGCGCAGCTTTGCCACCGCTGACATTGGCCTGCTGCGGGTCGCCCCCGGCACCGACCTCGATCGCCTGGTGGCGGCCCTGCGCGACGGCCTACCCCAGGACGTGCTGATTTTACCCATGGAGGGCCCCGGGGGGTTCATTGCCCGCGAGCGCACCTACTGGGAAGAAAACACCAACATTGGCTTTGTGTTTTCGCTGCTGACCACCATGGGCTTTGTGGTGGGCATTATTTTGGTCTATCAAATTCTCTACACCGACGTGGCCGATCACTGGTCGGAGTACGCCACCCTCAAGGCGATCGGCTACAACAACGCCTACCTGTTTGGGGTGGTAATTCAAGAAGCCATGATTTTGTCGGTGCTGGGGTTCATTCCGGGCCTGCTGATCAGCGCCCTATTTTACAACCTGGGGGCCGCTGTTACCGGTCTGCTGTTCAATATGACCCCAGAGCGGATCGTTAATATCTACATTATGACCTTTGTGATGTGCCTGATTTCTGGTGCTGTGGCCGTTCGCAAGGTGCAGCGCACTGACCCCGCTGAGGTATTTGGGCTATGAATTCTGCTTCCCCACCCCCCCTATCGTCGGCCACTGTGCCGTCGGCCACTGTACCGTCGGCCACTGTGCCCGCCACCGAGGCGTCAATTATGGTAAGCAATCTCAACTATTTCTTTGGCCGGGGCGATCTGCGCAAGCAGGTGCTCTTCGACATCAGCCTCGCCCTGCACCCCGGCCAGATTGTGATTATGACCGGCCCCTCTGGGTCGGGCAAAACCACGTTGCTAACGCTGATTGGGGCGCTGCGATCGGCCACCGAGGGCAGCCTGCAAGTCTTGAGCAAAGAGCTGGTGGGGCTGGGCGATCGCCAGCTGGTTGAGATTCGCCGCAACATCGGCTTTATCTTTCAGGCCCACAACCTGTTTGAGTCGCTGACGGCGGCCCAAAATGTAGAAATGGCGGTGGAACTGACCGGCTCCCTGCGGGGCAAACGCCAGCGGGCGGTGGAGATGCTCAGCCAGCTGGGGCTGGCCGAGCGGGCCGACTACAAACCGGGGGCACTGAGCGGGGGGCAAAAGCAGCGAGTGGCGATCGCCCGCGCCCTGGTCAACCAGCCCCAGCTGATTCTGGCCGACGAACCCACCGCCGCCCTCGACAAACAGTCGGGTCGCGACGTGGTCACCCTGATGCAACACCTGGCCCAGGAAAAGGGCTGCACCATTCTCATGGTCACCCACGACAACCGCATCCTCGATGTGGCCGATCGCATCATCAACCTGGTAGACGGACGGCTGGAGTCCGACGAAAGCCCCCAGCAGTTTGCCGACTCCCACGCCCCCAAAGCCCTCGATCAAAAAATGTTCATCATGTGAGAAAAGCCGCGAACTCCAACACATTTTGAACGTTCGCACGTTGGCACATTCATACGTTCTCACCCTCCCACGTCCTCACGTTCTCACTTCCTCCATCCTCACTCCCCTTCCCCATGCCCATCTCCTTCGCCAGCACCGTCCAGGCCCTCACCTACACCAAAGTTGCCGACTACCTGCAAACCGCCGCCCTGTTTAAAGACAGCCTGCGGGCCTACCCCGACCTGCCGCGCTTCGACATTCTCTACGGCTCGACCCTGGTCGAGGTCGAGGTGCTGCCCTGGGAGGTACACCCCTGGGAAAAAGCCGATCTGGCCACGGTGCGGGCCACCAGCTGCGTCACCATCGGCAGCACCATCGACCATGAGCTCATGCACTTTTTGCTCACCGAAAACCGCCGCATGCGCTTTGGGGCTTTTCATCTCGACGACGCTAACCAGGTGCTCTTTGCCGAGAGCGTTCTCGGCGGCGAACAGATGGATCTCAGGGAGTTACAGACCTGCATTCTCTCCGTGGTGACCATCGCCGACACCTACGACGACATCATTGCCCAACGCTTTGGCGGCCAGCGGGCGATCGATCGACTGTCGGGGGCGATCGCCTCTTAAGCCGTGGCTCTGTCTAGCAATTGCAGAAATCCAAGTGCAATACCCCCTACCAGAGGCTTCTGCCTATCAAAGTGCCCTAACTAAATCAACTGCTGCCATAGCTAAATCTCAAGGTTGTATAGCCATGGTCAATTGAGTTAGGACATTCAGCAATCCCAGGAACGTTCAAACGTTTGAACGTTCCTAGAGAAATTGTCCTAACCAGACTGGCTAAAGCTATAGTCTCCCGTTCACCCGATGGAGAGATAGTCAAGGGCCATCTGAATCGTTTGGCAATCTACTCTAAAAGGATCTTTGAACGGCGATTTTTGGGAGTCAGGAGTCGTTTTATCAAAATCAAGCGTGTTGAGCATTTGGGGAGTAATCTGGCCTCGGACACAGCACCACCTGCCGTTTAGAGCATTGGTCATATACCGATTTTCATAGAAATTCCAGGCGGGAGACATCAGCTCAATCAGCTTAAGGCCGCTGCCTGGTTCAGCACCGGCTTGCAGACCGACACGGTTGAGAATAAAGTTGCTGCTGGCAGCACCATGGACTACCACCACCTCTTTTGCATTGCGGGCGATTGACCACTCATCTTCCAGCGATAGATCCTCAAAATAGAGCGTTTTGAACCCCCGCTCTTCTAAAAACTGAGTTACCTCGTCATTGTTAATTAGGCTACGACTTCCCCGGCGGGAAACAAAGATTCTTTCGCAGGTTTCTTTTTTGTATCCCGGAAACTCAAAATTGAAAAGGTGAGGCCTAATACTAAAGACCCTGTGCTCTGAGCAGGTGACCAGTTCACCATAGACGTCGTCGTCCGTAAAAATTACAGGGTTGCCAAGCAGCCGATACACATCCATAGGCATGCTGTAGTTGGGCACCCTAGAACTCAAAATAATGTGAATTTTGATGTCTTTTTGAAAATGCTCGCTCAAGAGCTTTTGCGCCAAAAAAACTGGAGTTGCCACATTCTCAAGAATATGGCCGATATTTGTAAATACGTCAAAGCGGGCATCAAAGATAAATTTCCCCGAAAAGTCGAGCGCTTCTCCTTCCGTCCTGGCTTCGGGGAGCAGTAATTGAGCCTTGCGCCTTTTTATCTTTGCAACCAGTAGTTTAGCCTTTTGCCTAATTGCCTTTGGCAAAAACAGTCGGGCCTTACGCTTAATTGCTTTAGTGAGAATTAGCTGAGTCTTTCGCTTCCAACTGAGCGTCTTGACCAATTCCAGTTTGGCCGTGGCAGACTTGACCTTGATTTCCACTTCAAAAGGTTCCAGATATTGCGCCGGCATTAGCACCTGCTCGGCGGCTGGACGCCATACATCCATCGCACCTGTGGGAAAGCAGTACATCATTGAAGGCGCAACTTCAAGGCCTGGGACCTTATGTTTTAATGTTATATCCATTTTCAAGTCCTTCTAAAAAATTTTCGGCTGATCGATAATTTTTAGAAAATTTTGACTTTCTGGGCAGCCGAGAGTTCGAGGCTTGTTCAAGTTGATCGGCCACAGTCTTCACAAACAGAAACTGCATTCTTCTATACAATTTTGAGCGCAAGCCCAGAAGAGCCAAAGTTACTAAATCTACAGGAACAAGCAAAGCTGTGACGATTGCACGCACGCTCTCTTAACAAACAACACTGCGTTTGAGAACAGTAGTTTTACTATAGGAGCAAACGTTTAATGCTCAATACTATTGAGTTAGCTTCCTATAAAATTCACTTAATTTGGATTTAAAATCTCCCCTGTGTGAAGGAAGAGTAAAGCCTACGATCGCAGGCAAAGCCACCCAACCCTGTCACTTGATCACGGAAGGGGAGTTAATTTTGTACAAGCCCTTTGCGCTGGCGGGGCGGCCCCTGGGCTGCGCTGGTGTCGCCTGGCAAAAGCGGTGCTAGCTCATTCAATCCCCTGCAAAATGTGCTGGGTGGTGAGCATTGCGCCGAGGCCCACAAACCCATTGCAGCGACCGCGCTGGGCAGTCATACCCAGGGCAATGGACGAAGCCTGGGCCGGGTTTCGCACAAAGCGGGGAGACGTATTGATGTAAACCACTGCGCTGGTGGTCAGCTGGGTAAAGCGGCTGCTCTCAGCGTAGCTCTCGGTGGCGATCGCATTGGCGTGACCGCTGCTGTGGCGATTGATCCAGCTGGCGGCAGTGTGCACGCTGTCCACCGCCCGTAAAGCCACCGTTTTGCCCAAAAACGGGCGATTCCAATCGGCGGCAGCGGCGATTTTCGCATCGGGCAGGTCGGGCAGCAGGGCTTCATCGGCCAGCACCTCAAAATCTTGATCCCACAGGATGTGGCACAGCTGTACCAAAGCCCCAGGGTTACAGCCCCGGTGCACCAATACCTTTTCGACCGCGTTGACCGCGTCAGGCTCCCCCCGGTGGCTGTCTAACACCATTTGAGCCACGGTGTCGAGCTGGCCGGTGGCCGACCAGTAGAGGTAGCAGTTGCCCAGGGCCGTGGGCAGCACCGGCACCCCGGCCTGGCGCACCACCTGCTGCACCAGGCCGGGCCGCCCGTAGGGAATAATCAAATCGACGCCAGGGTCTTGCAGCAGCCAGGTGCGGGCCACATCCCCCTGCTCTTCGGTCAGCGACAGAATACAGTTCTCGGGCAGACCAGTCAATTCTAGGGCCTGGTGCATGGCCTGCAGCAGGGCCTGGTTGGTCTGCCCTGCCTCGTTGCTGCCCTTGAGAATCAGGCCGTTACCCGTGCGTAGGGTGAGCCCTGCCGCGATCGCCGCCAGCTCTGGAAATGCTTCGTACACCAGAGCCACCACCCCCAGGGGCACCACCTGACCGTAGCCCGCCACCGCCTTGCTCAGCCGACTGGGGGCAGGGTGCAGCAGCCCGCGCGGATCGCCCAGGTAGGCCAGCCGCCGCAAAATTTTAGCGGTGGTTTGCAGCCGCTCGGGGGTGAGCTTGAGCCAGTCGAGCACCCGCTCCGGTACAGCCATATCGAGGCTGGCTTCGAGGTCGAGGGTATTGGCTTCGAGAATGTCGTCAAACCGGGCTTCGATGGCGGTGGCCACCGCTTCGAGCAGGCGGCTCTGGGCATCGGCCCCGGCGGCAACCAGGTCGCGACCGGCTTTTCGCACCTGTTCAACCGCCGCGCTAAAGTCTGCCTGGGTGGTTAGGTCTACCATGGGCTCAACGCCGAGAAGCCAGCCAAAACATGCCCACCACCGCCAGCGATACCGCCAGGGTAGTCAGCAATCGCGCCACCGACTGGGCGCTGTCGGGGGTTTGCAGGGTGGCCAGCAGCAAAAAGAACACCATCATGCCGAAGGCGGCCAGCACCACCAGGGGCAGGTAGCTAACGCTCAGAGACGAGCGATCGAGTCGCCACTGCTGCCCTGTCCAGCGCCAGAGGCGTTTGTAGGGGTAGTGGGTGGACAGCTGCTCGATCACGTAGCCGTCGTCTTGCACCACGAAAATCTGCTGACAGCGATCGCAGCCAAAGGCTTCAGTCAGAGTAATAGGCTTGATGCACCCGTTGCGACGACAGGGGCAGGGGTAGTCGGCATTCTGATCGATCTTCTGGCTTTTGTAGGTACGCACAGCACTGCCGGAGTTGGAGCGAAGACGGGCCGATAGTCACCCATCATTCTGACACATTAACCAAAACCTTCCCTTAAGTACAACCTGCTTTGAGATCCAGCCCTGCCCACCGCGCACAGGCAATCTGCCGAGGCATAACTGTATCCCCTGCGGCTTGAATTTTTTAGAATAAACGTGGTAGGAAAGGGCTACTCAAGATCAAGCCCTGACCCACTTCTCCCCTACGGACAGGATATCGCTATGGTTACCGATCGCCTGGAGACGGCAGTGAAAAACTTTCAGCACGTCAATCAGATGGTGGAGCGCTACACCCGCCTCTGTCGGGCCTATATTACTCTGTCAGAGCGATTTAACCAGCTTGACGTAGACCATATGACCCTCAAGGGGCAAATGGTGCCCCTGCTGAAAGCCCTGAAAGCGCACCAGGCCCAGCTGCACACCGTCGAGCGGGAAAAGGCCGAGCTGCAAACCTCCCTAGAGGCCCAGGAAATGCGCCTGCAAGCCGCCCTCGAGCAGCAGGAGGCCCAGCACCGTCAAGAGCTACAGCAGTTGACCACAACCTACGAAGAGAAGCTGCAAGCCCTGGCCAGCCACGTGGCTGAGCTGCAACCCCTCGAACAGCTACTCAACGGCGAGACTCACCACGAACTCAGCGCCGCCGAGGCCCAAATGGAGCTGATTGAGACCACCTTCGAAGAGATTGAGCAAGACAGCTCCCCCGATCTCTCCAGCGAAGAGCAGGCGCTCCTGGCCGCCTATCGCGCCGACCCGGCCGCCTTTTTGGTAGCCGCTGCCGATGCGGCGCGGGGGGGCGTTGGCGCAGGGGCCGAGGCACCCATGGCCTCCCTGTGGCACTACTACGACGACCGGCCCCCCTACGGCGCTGAGCCCTAGGGGGAAGGGCCCTAGGGGGAAGGGGCCGAGGATGAATAAACTAGTACTGCCTGGCGGAAATATGGCCACCGTTGCTGAGGTTGTCAGGTCTCGGGTGTCAGGGGTCAGGAATGGTTGGCTGACTTATGCCTTAGGGTACTAGTCTAAATCAGTCTAGATCCCCCAGGCGATCGAGAGGCCAAAATCGAAAGACGGCCCGGCCAATCAGATGATCCGCCGGTAAGAAGCCCCAGTAGTGAGAATCGAAGCTTTTATTGCGGTTGTCGCCAAGCACCAGGTAGGCATCGTCAGGTACGGTCACCGGCCCGTATTGGTAGTCGGGCTTGGCGGCGATGTAGGGCTCTGCCTGGGGTGCACCGTTGATGTAGAGCTGGCCGTTTTTGACCTCAATCACATCTCCGGGCAGGCCCACCAGCCGCTTGATAAAAGCTTCGTCTTGCCCCAGGGCGTCGGGGGGCCGAAACACCACGATGTCGCCCCGCTGGGGATCGCCAAAGGTGTAGCTCACCTTGTCGATAATCAGGCGATCGTTGATCTCGAGGGTGGGCAGCATCGAGCCCGACGGAATGTAGCGAGCCTCGGCTACAAAAGTACGAATGCCCAGGGCCAGCAGCACGCTGAGGCCAAGGGTTTCAAACATCTCGCGCACAATTCCCTTGGCGGGGCGGGGCGGGGTGGAGCTGGAATCGGTCATCTGACTCACTCTCAACGGTTGAAAGCTAATTATCGTTTAGACATAGCCATTGTCGGTAAACGACAGGGCCAGCTTTAGAATTATGGCGGGGTATGTTTCTAATGATGACGCCTAGATGGGGTTTAGCGGTGTCGTTACCGTGGCAGAGCTGTGGCAATGCTGCCACTGGGCTATGGCCCTCGACTGCCGGTTTGGCTGAAACCCTCAGAGAAGGGGTGAGGGGGCGATCGCCGCGCCTCTCAAAACTCAGGGCAAAGCCTTCCCCGCAGCAGTCTGATACACCTCCTCAAAAATATGTTTTAGCGCCCCCGTCAGCGGCACCACCAAGAGCAGGCCCAATACCCCAGCCAGCTGAGACCCAACTAACAGTAAAACTAAGATCCACACGGGGTTTAAGCCAATTAAATCGCCGAGAATTTTGGGGGCAACGGCGCTGTCAATGAGCTGGTCGATCAGCAGGGCCGCCACCGCCAATTCTACTCCCAGCAGAACGCTGTTAAAGCTCACCACAATGGCCGCTGTAAAGATACCCACAATATCGCCAAAGGGAATCAGCGCCAGCAGGCCAATGCCGATGCCAAATACCAGCCAGTAGGGAATATTGAGCAAAAAGAAAACGGTCGATAGCGCAGTGGCCATCAGCAGGGCAATGGTGGCCTGCCCGACAAAATAGTTCTTAAACTTTTCTTGAAACGCCAGGCGAATCTGGTTGCCCCCATTGCCCGGCAGCCAGCGCAGCAAACCGCCCCAAAACTCCTCCCCGTGGAGCAGGAGGTAGAGAGTCAACACAGCGGTAATCAGCACTTCTAGCAGGCTATCAGCAATGCCCAGGAGCACCTCTAGCAGCTGATCGGGCAGCTGGGCGACCTCGTCGGGCAGCATTTGCGCCACCTGGGTAGCCAGCGCTGTGACATTGAGGGGAATGTGCTTGACCACCAACCAAGTATCTAACACCTGAAACTGCTGGCTGCCCGACTCTAGCCAGCCGGGCAGGCGGTTACCCAGATCTCCCAGCTGCTGAAGCAGAGCCGGCACCAGGGTAAACCCTAAGACCGCCACCAGGCCACCCGTGACGAGCAAAATTAACGCAATACTGATGCCGGGTTTAATGCCCCGCTTTTCCAGCTGCTCGATGGGGTAGTTCAGCAAAAACGACAGCAGCGTGGCCGCAATCAGCATGGTGATCGGCGTTTGAAAGGTCTGGAAGACTTTGTAAAGCAGCCAGAGGTTTAAAATCGTCAAGGGCAGGGCAATTTCCCACACCAGCCAGCGGGGCAGCCTATCGAGTGCTTGCATGGTCAATGGACGTAGCCTATCGGTAATGTCTATAAGATTTAAGGTACTGCCTCCCAGCCAGAACAAGGGGTGTACTCGGGTAGAAATGGCCGTCAGCGGCTCCTGGGAATCTGCGCTCAGTGGCGAAAAATCGGCGCACCCAGGGCAGAGCGATTGGCGGTATACCCCCCCTGCCGCCAAACCAGCCCAATAGGCCGTCCACCTGGGGGTTTATATCACGGTAGAAGGTGTGGATGCGATCGCAGCACCAGCCCAAGCCCTCAGTAACCAGGTGCTGCCGCCCCCCACAGTGATCAAAGTTAGCCAACTATTTCTAACAGACGAGTGACTGCCGTGCTCTGCATCTCCCTCAAGCGAGGGGCATATTTACCCTTAGCTTCTGCCCTTAGGGCGAAGGAGATGCCCAGTTATTTCCCTAGGCTGAAACCATATTCAACCCGCATTTTTAGACCGCTAGAGTTTGTCTACCATCAATGCGGTATTTCAC encodes the following:
- the devC gene encoding ABC transporter permease DevC — protein: MKRFALPRIPLAWYNLRHDRPRLLVAVAGVTFAVLLMFMNLGFLGALVSTTTNFYDQFNGDIFLISPQSLEISSTKAFPRERLYQAAGIEGVRQTMPLYAEYALWKNPETSLSRALFVYAFNPSDPVFLMPELNTEAGRRALQRPNSAFIDRRSRPEFGPQTVGLETEADRRRITIVGQYDLGGGFAADGTLIMSDQNFRRYFDPRPLNQINLGLVLLEPGVDAQRVKAALQAQLPADVEVYTKPEIIRKESQFWIQTTSIGFIFGLGVLVSFIVGTVIVYQILYTDIRDHLREYATLKAIGYGGGYLFKTVIQEAVLLALMGYVPGLILALGLYTLAYNATAGTLPMQMTIFRVFFVFTLTVLMCALSGLISVRKAVTADPAEVFA
- the devC gene encoding ABC transporter permease DevC — encoded protein: MQRTPLALLNLIHDRKKFLTSMAGVAFAVLLMFLFTGFKNALYDSQTQLLERLNGEIVIINRLKENMFVPRAFARRRLYQAQAFDGVEGAYALYINDARWKNPETRRTRPVRVIAYNPSDPVLPLPAILDRQQELRLPNTALIDERSRTEVGPRETGVITELADREIRIVGTFSLGTDFASGNGNLIMSDQNFLRFFANRGPEETERSFATADIGLLRVAPGTDLDRLVAALRDGLPQDVLILPMEGPGGFIARERTYWEENTNIGFVFSLLTTMGFVVGIILVYQILYTDVADHWSEYATLKAIGYNNAYLFGVVIQEAMILSVLGFIPGLLISALFYNLGAAVTGLLFNMTPERIVNIYIMTFVMCLISGAVAVRKVQRTDPAEVFGL
- a CDS encoding ATP-binding cassette domain-containing protein, which codes for MVSNLNYFFGRGDLRKQVLFDISLALHPGQIVIMTGPSGSGKTTLLTLIGALRSATEGSLQVLSKELVGLGDRQLVEIRRNIGFIFQAHNLFESLTAAQNVEMAVELTGSLRGKRQRAVEMLSQLGLAERADYKPGALSGGQKQRVAIARALVNQPQLILADEPTAALDKQSGRDVVTLMQHLAQEKGCTILMVTHDNRILDVADRIINLVDGRLESDESPQQFADSHAPKALDQKMFIM
- a CDS encoding glycosyltransferase 61 family protein, translating into MDITLKHKVPGLEVAPSMMYCFPTGAMDVWRPAAEQVLMPAQYLEPFEVEIKVKSATAKLELVKTLSWKRKTQLILTKAIKRKARLFLPKAIRQKAKLLVAKIKRRKAQLLLPEARTEGEALDFSGKFIFDARFDVFTNIGHILENVATPVFLAQKLLSEHFQKDIKIHIILSSRVPNYSMPMDVYRLLGNPVIFTDDDVYGELVTCSEHRVFSIRPHLFNFEFPGYKKETCERIFVSRRGSRSLINNDEVTQFLEERGFKTLYFEDLSLEDEWSIARNAKEVVVVHGAASSNFILNRVGLQAGAEPGSGLKLIELMSPAWNFYENRYMTNALNGRWCCVRGQITPQMLNTLDFDKTTPDSQKSPFKDPFRVDCQTIQMALDYLSIG
- a CDS encoding aldehyde dehydrogenase family protein, whose product is MVDLTTQADFSAAVEQVRKAGRDLVAAGADAQSRLLEAVATAIEARFDDILEANTLDLEASLDMAVPERVLDWLKLTPERLQTTAKILRRLAYLGDPRGLLHPAPSRLSKAVAGYGQVVPLGVVALVYEAFPELAAIAAGLTLRTGNGLILKGSNEAGQTNQALLQAMHQALELTGLPENCILSLTEEQGDVARTWLLQDPGVDLIIPYGRPGLVQQVVRQAGVPVLPTALGNCYLYWSATGQLDTVAQMVLDSHRGEPDAVNAVEKVLVHRGCNPGALVQLCHILWDQDFEVLADEALLPDLPDAKIAAAADWNRPFLGKTVALRAVDSVHTAASWINRHSSGHANAIATESYAESSRFTQLTTSAVVYINTSPRFVRNPAQASSIALGMTAQRGRCNGFVGLGAMLTTQHILQGIE